A stretch of Pseudomonas sp. 7SR1 DNA encodes these proteins:
- a CDS encoding COX15/CtaA family protein → MAKPGFRLALFATLLALIVVLLGAYTRLTHAGLGCPDWPGCYGFISVPKSEAQLAHAELHFPDAPVEAHKGWNEMVHRYFAGALGLMIAVLAARAWMDRRRPGQPLKLPLFLLAVVFAQAAFGMWTVTLKLWPQVVTGHLLGGFATLSLLFLLTLRLSGVLPALTVPKRLQHWATAGLLLVIGQIALGGWVSSNYAAVACIDFPTCHGQWLPPADFANGFHLTQHIGPNYLGGQLDSDARTAIHLTHRIGALLVTLVLLGLAWQLKSVGMTRLAGLVLAALAAQITLGISNVLFHLPLPVAVAHNAGGAALLLTLVLVNYHARTSLVRVKHQVPLRWRFNPHKHGVAPITIKGEMPWQP, encoded by the coding sequence ATGGCCAAACCAGGATTTCGCCTCGCGCTGTTTGCCACACTGCTGGCACTGATCGTCGTACTGCTGGGCGCCTACACCCGACTGACCCACGCCGGCCTCGGTTGCCCCGACTGGCCCGGTTGCTACGGCTTCATCAGCGTGCCCAAGAGCGAAGCCCAACTGGCCCATGCCGAACTGCACTTTCCCGACGCGCCGGTGGAAGCCCACAAGGGCTGGAACGAGATGGTCCATCGTTATTTCGCCGGCGCGCTGGGGTTGATGATCGCAGTGCTGGCCGCCCGCGCCTGGATGGACCGGCGTCGTCCCGGCCAGCCGTTGAAGCTGCCGCTGTTCCTGCTGGCGGTGGTGTTCGCCCAGGCGGCGTTCGGCATGTGGACCGTGACCCTGAAGCTCTGGCCCCAAGTGGTCACCGGACATCTGCTGGGTGGGTTCGCCACCTTGAGCCTGCTGTTCCTGCTCACCTTGAGATTGTCCGGCGTACTGCCGGCGCTGACCGTGCCCAAGCGCCTGCAACACTGGGCCACCGCCGGGCTGCTGCTGGTGATCGGCCAGATCGCCCTCGGCGGCTGGGTCAGCTCCAACTACGCCGCCGTGGCCTGCATCGATTTCCCCACCTGCCACGGCCAATGGCTGCCACCGGCCGACTTCGCCAACGGCTTTCACCTGACCCAGCACATCGGCCCGAACTACCTGGGCGGGCAACTCGATAGCGACGCCCGCACCGCCATCCACCTGACCCACCGCATCGGCGCGTTGCTGGTGACGCTGGTGCTGCTGGGCCTGGCCTGGCAGTTGAAGAGCGTCGGCATGACCCGGCTGGCCGGCCTGGTGCTGGCGGCCCTGGCGGCGCAGATCACCCTGGGCATCAGCAACGTGCTGTTCCACTTGCCGTTGCCGGTGGCCGTGGCCCACAACGCCGGGGGCGCCGCACTGCTGCTGACCCTGGTGCTGGTCAATTATCACGCCCGCACCAGCCTGGTCCGGGTCAAGCATCAGGTCCCGCTGCGCTGGCGGTTCAACCCGCATAAACACGGCGTCGCCCCCATCACGATAAAAGGAGAGATGCCATGGCAACCTTGA